The following are encoded in a window of Nibricoccus aquaticus genomic DNA:
- a CDS encoding alpha/beta fold hydrolase: protein MAQLFHRDLGGTGKPALVVLHGLLGSSRNWQSTGGDLAARYQVWALDLRNHGRSPHEAEMSYEAMVADVIAWMDGQGIAKASLMGHSMGGKVAMLLACRHSERVERLVVVDIAPKDYNSAAHRSEFAAMNELDLRPLQSRGEAEMKFEARVGDWAMRKFLTTNLERDAESGAWRWLVNLPVLTAALPALEKTPLADGDRFAGPVLFVTGGKSRYVVPTDWEGIERHFPQSALEVIAESGHNPHMETREAFVRAVLG, encoded by the coding sequence GTGGCTCAACTTTTTCATCGTGATCTAGGTGGTACAGGCAAGCCGGCGCTGGTTGTTCTCCATGGATTGCTCGGGTCGTCGCGCAACTGGCAATCGACCGGAGGCGATCTCGCGGCGCGTTATCAGGTGTGGGCGCTGGATCTGCGGAATCATGGGCGGTCGCCGCATGAGGCGGAGATGAGCTATGAGGCGATGGTGGCGGATGTGATTGCGTGGATGGACGGGCAGGGGATCGCGAAGGCGTCGCTCATGGGGCACAGCATGGGTGGGAAGGTGGCGATGTTGCTCGCGTGCCGACATTCGGAGCGGGTGGAGCGGCTGGTCGTCGTGGACATCGCACCGAAGGACTATAACTCAGCGGCGCACCGGTCGGAATTTGCGGCGATGAACGAGCTGGATTTGCGGCCGCTGCAATCGCGCGGCGAGGCCGAGATGAAGTTCGAAGCGCGGGTGGGCGACTGGGCGATGCGGAAGTTTCTCACGACGAATCTGGAGCGGGATGCGGAGAGCGGCGCGTGGCGGTGGCTGGTCAATTTGCCCGTGCTAACGGCGGCGTTGCCTGCGCTGGAGAAGACGCCGCTGGCTGACGGAGATCGTTTCGCGGGACCGGTGTTATTCGTGACGGGCGGGAAGTCGCGCTATGTGGTGCCGACGGATTGGGAGGGGATTGAGCGGCATTTCCCGCAGTCGGCGTTGGAGGTGATCGCGGAGTCAGGGCATAATCCGCACATGGAGACGCGTGAGGCGTTTGTGCGGGCGGTGCTGGGGTGA
- a CDS encoding rhamnogalacturonan acetylesterase produces the protein MIAKSLLRIVPLVLLFPLSLLTPGLAQSLDTQSSVPSTLNPALPTIFIAGDSTAATVDHPLQQGWGAPFAAFFDPAKVNVDNRAKGGRSSRTFINEGLWDALIADLKSGDIVLIQFAHNDADFVNAPPPDSDRPLRARGTLPGLGEETEAIDNVLTKKHEIVHTFGWYIRRMITDVKAKGATPMLISPTVRNLWTDGKVEQGPAGYQEWNRALAAEAGIDFVDATQLIAQEYQRRGEDWLKKEFFPKDYVHTNAAGAEFNAMQVVAGLKALRSKPVTAILSPSGEAVPDAS, from the coding sequence ATGATCGCGAAATCGTTACTCCGAATTGTCCCACTCGTTCTTCTGTTTCCCCTGTCGTTACTGACGCCGGGCCTCGCCCAGTCTTTGGATACGCAGTCGAGCGTGCCAAGTACGCTTAATCCGGCGCTTCCCACGATTTTCATCGCGGGCGATTCGACAGCGGCGACGGTGGATCATCCTTTGCAGCAAGGGTGGGGCGCTCCCTTTGCGGCGTTTTTCGATCCGGCCAAAGTCAATGTGGACAATCGCGCCAAGGGCGGACGCAGCAGCCGCACCTTCATCAACGAGGGACTGTGGGACGCGCTGATAGCTGATTTGAAGTCGGGCGATATTGTCCTGATACAGTTCGCGCACAACGACGCTGACTTCGTCAACGCGCCGCCGCCGGACTCGGATCGTCCCTTGCGCGCACGCGGTACGCTGCCGGGATTGGGCGAAGAAACGGAAGCGATCGATAATGTGCTGACGAAGAAACATGAGATCGTGCACACCTTCGGCTGGTATATCCGGCGGATGATCACTGACGTGAAGGCAAAAGGCGCGACGCCCATGCTGATCTCACCGACCGTGCGGAATCTTTGGACGGATGGAAAGGTGGAGCAGGGACCAGCGGGTTATCAGGAGTGGAACCGGGCGCTGGCGGCAGAGGCGGGGATCGACTTCGTCGATGCGACGCAACTCATCGCTCAGGAGTACCAGCGGCGCGGTGAGGATTGGCTCAAGAAGGAATTTTTTCCAAAAGACTACGTTCACACCAATGCCGCCGGCGCGGAGTTCAACGCCATGCAGGTCGTGGCGGGTTTGAAAGCGCTCCGCAGCAAGCCCGTGACAGCCATTCTTTCACCGAGTGGTGAAGCGGTACCTGACGCATCGTGA
- a CDS encoding amidohydrolase family protein — MLIDCHNHLGTDLFFYLNGFYPYAQDLNALATEGGRHGIDRWVVFPMVSNAWFDVAAMRTGQLKPGGPEAVPYAFENERMLREIYEQFPDLGRRTIPFVILDPMREAAAQVKQLRALHRQFPFYGLKIQATMIQADAGALLTTGRCFLELAEELNLPFLIHSSVVANDPWSEAGLLLRIAEAAPQVRFCLAHSCRFDRVYLDRIAELPNTWFDCSAHIIHCKGTAAEMGFTAAPARRFAADYRDPAAVLRALAETYPTKMLWGSDTPFESFVGQGESGLVSLRATYEEEIACVKALPGKLRDAVGCNNLLSLLQLKDENILTRG; from the coding sequence ATGCTTATCGACTGTCACAATCACCTCGGGACAGATCTATTTTTCTACCTGAACGGTTTCTACCCCTACGCGCAGGACCTGAACGCGCTTGCGACCGAAGGTGGACGCCACGGCATCGACCGTTGGGTGGTCTTCCCGATGGTGTCCAACGCATGGTTCGACGTAGCCGCAATGCGCACCGGCCAGTTGAAACCGGGCGGGCCGGAAGCCGTTCCTTACGCTTTCGAAAACGAGCGGATGCTTCGCGAGATCTACGAGCAGTTCCCGGATCTCGGTCGGCGGACGATTCCTTTCGTCATCCTGGATCCGATGCGTGAAGCCGCCGCTCAAGTGAAGCAGCTGCGCGCGCTGCATCGGCAGTTCCCCTTCTACGGCCTGAAGATTCAGGCGACCATGATTCAAGCCGATGCCGGCGCGCTGCTGACCACCGGGCGTTGCTTCCTGGAACTCGCCGAGGAGCTCAACCTCCCCTTTCTCATTCACTCGAGCGTAGTGGCGAACGATCCGTGGTCGGAAGCCGGGCTCTTGTTGCGCATCGCCGAAGCGGCTCCGCAGGTCCGGTTCTGCCTCGCGCATTCCTGCCGCTTCGACCGCGTGTATCTTGACCGGATCGCCGAGCTGCCAAACACGTGGTTCGATTGCTCCGCGCACATTATCCACTGCAAAGGGACCGCTGCTGAAATGGGCTTCACTGCGGCACCGGCGCGAAGATTCGCCGCCGACTACCGCGATCCCGCCGCCGTGCTTAGAGCGCTCGCCGAAACCTATCCCACGAAAATGCTCTGGGGCTCGGACACGCCTTTCGAAAGTTTTGTCGGTCAGGGCGAGTCCGGCCTCGTCTCGCTTCGCGCCACCTACGAGGAGGAAATCGCCTGCGTGAAAGCCCTGCCGGGAAAACTGCGCGACGCCGTCGGCTGCAACAACCTCCTCTCCCTGCTTCAACTCAAAGATGAAAACATTCTCACTCGCGGGTAA
- a CDS encoding DEAD/DEAH box helicase, translating into MPFSKLGLYSSLVKGTQAMGYTDPTPIQQRAIPVVLSGKDLIASAQTGTGKTAAFALPVLNRLGPHKPGSPRVLVLEPTRELAAQVETAFRDFGRFTDISATVLHGGVGYGKQRGDLRAGVDIVIATVGRLMDFIQEKSMRLDKIEILILDEVDRMLDMGFIKDVKRIVEMCPKSRQTLFFSATVPPEIEEMARFALKNPERIEIGRQRSVNESVNHAIYTVSHPLKFDLLLALLEKTDFQSVIVFSRTKHGADKIARKLKSANHTVAVLHANRSQNQRMEALDGFKKGRYEIMVATDIAARGIDVAGVSHVINYDVPENPEDYVHRIGRTGRAMSVGDAFMLATPEDVKDVRDIERFIGAKIPQLTLEGFDYKSRPIVSSTDRPHLKDIPRDPMNNPRAFGGGNPHHHPQGKPGSHWRNRRSR; encoded by the coding sequence AGTCGTTCTTTCGGGCAAAGACCTGATCGCCTCAGCTCAGACCGGCACCGGTAAAACCGCCGCCTTCGCCCTTCCTGTTCTTAACCGCCTCGGGCCCCACAAGCCCGGCAGCCCCCGCGTCCTCGTCCTCGAGCCAACGCGCGAACTCGCTGCTCAGGTCGAAACCGCTTTCCGCGACTTCGGCCGCTTCACCGACATCAGCGCTACCGTGCTCCATGGCGGCGTCGGCTATGGCAAACAACGCGGCGACCTTCGCGCGGGCGTCGATATCGTCATCGCGACCGTCGGCCGCCTCATGGATTTCATCCAGGAAAAATCCATGCGCCTCGATAAAATCGAGATCCTCATCCTAGACGAAGTGGACCGCATGCTGGACATGGGCTTCATCAAAGACGTGAAACGCATCGTCGAGATGTGCCCCAAGAGCCGCCAGACGCTCTTCTTCTCCGCCACCGTCCCGCCCGAGATCGAAGAGATGGCCCGCTTCGCCCTCAAGAATCCCGAGCGCATCGAGATCGGCCGGCAACGCTCGGTAAACGAATCCGTCAACCACGCGATCTACACCGTCTCCCACCCGCTCAAATTCGACCTCCTCCTCGCCCTCCTCGAAAAGACCGACTTCCAGAGCGTCATCGTTTTCTCCCGCACCAAACACGGTGCCGATAAAATCGCCCGCAAGCTCAAGTCCGCCAACCACACCGTCGCCGTCCTCCACGCCAACCGTTCCCAGAACCAGCGCATGGAAGCCCTCGATGGCTTCAAGAAGGGCCGCTACGAGATCATGGTCGCCACCGACATCGCCGCCCGCGGCATCGACGTCGCCGGCGTGTCTCACGTCATCAACTACGACGTCCCCGAAAATCCCGAGGACTACGTTCACCGCATCGGTCGCACCGGCCGCGCCATGTCGGTTGGTGATGCCTTCATGCTCGCCACCCCCGAAGATGTGAAAGACGTCCGCGACATCGAACGCTTCATCGGCGCGAAAATCCCGCAGCTCACCCTCGAGGGCTTCGACTACAAATCCCGCCCAATCGTATCCTCGACTGACCGCCCTCACCTCAAAGACATCCCGCGCGACCCGATGAATAACCCGCGCGCCTTCGGTGGCGGCAATCCGCATCACCACCCGCAAGGCAAACCCGGCTCCCACTGGCGTAATCGCCGCAGTCGCTGA
- a CDS encoding M81 family metallopeptidase: MKPRILYAGLFHETHSFVDGSTRWSDFQVLRGKAIFSKLGDASVTDGFLEEAKSLGLEVIPTIDAWALPGGMVQDDAFEQFWREFETQALPALIYGIEGIFLVLHGAMATPTHPDPEGELLARIRALPGAAKLPVFGVLDLHANVTALMCRHANGLVCYRENPHTDAKQAGQRATQLLARSLREKMIPHMSWGRPHLMWSPPATGTADDPMLSLKRFARKVEEENPDIWVCNVAAGFSFSDTPDTGVSFSLISISDKDDDRRYLQQAAELAWSLRERGNQVLPPVNAVVETLSREIIAGKMGGPVLLVEPSDNIGGGAPGDGTGVLRALIKQGIEGGLLAINDPLTVASLTDAPTGSTHQLNVGGRGSKLDEGPVLLEATLISRSDGRFDVEDPQSHLVAMGGSRFEMGPCAVIRSGGITILLTSRKTPPFDLGQFRSQGLDPAAFAVIGVKAAVAHRRAYDKIARASYYVDTPGPCTGNLARLPWAKLRRPVWPVDAVETLSCEFT; this comes from the coding sequence ATGAAGCCGCGCATTTTGTACGCAGGCCTTTTCCACGAGACGCATAGTTTCGTGGATGGAAGCACGCGTTGGAGTGATTTTCAGGTCCTGCGCGGCAAAGCGATTTTCTCGAAGCTCGGCGACGCGTCAGTCACGGATGGTTTTTTGGAAGAAGCGAAATCTTTGGGCCTGGAGGTCATCCCAACGATCGATGCCTGGGCTCTTCCCGGAGGAATGGTGCAGGATGACGCCTTCGAACAATTTTGGCGCGAGTTTGAGACGCAGGCGCTGCCTGCGCTGATTTACGGCATCGAAGGGATCTTTCTGGTTTTGCACGGAGCGATGGCGACTCCGACGCATCCAGATCCCGAGGGCGAATTACTGGCGCGAATCCGTGCATTACCGGGTGCGGCGAAGCTGCCGGTTTTTGGCGTGCTGGATCTGCATGCGAACGTGACGGCGCTGATGTGCCGTCATGCCAATGGACTCGTTTGCTATCGGGAAAATCCGCATACGGATGCAAAGCAGGCGGGGCAGCGTGCGACTCAGCTTTTGGCGCGCAGTCTGCGCGAAAAAATGATTCCGCATATGTCGTGGGGACGGCCGCATTTGATGTGGTCTCCGCCTGCGACGGGCACGGCAGACGATCCGATGCTTTCGCTAAAGCGGTTTGCGCGGAAAGTGGAGGAGGAGAATCCAGACATCTGGGTTTGCAACGTTGCCGCGGGGTTTTCGTTTTCCGACACGCCGGATACCGGTGTGTCATTCAGCCTTATTTCGATTTCTGATAAGGACGACGACAGGCGATATCTTCAGCAGGCGGCCGAACTCGCGTGGTCGCTACGTGAAAGAGGAAATCAAGTGCTACCGCCGGTGAATGCGGTGGTGGAAACGTTGTCGCGTGAGATCATCGCTGGGAAAATGGGCGGTCCTGTTTTGTTGGTGGAGCCATCCGACAATATTGGCGGTGGCGCGCCGGGCGATGGCACCGGGGTGTTGCGCGCGTTGATCAAGCAGGGCATCGAAGGTGGACTGCTCGCGATCAACGACCCGCTGACGGTGGCGTCTCTGACGGATGCGCCCACTGGCAGCACGCACCAGCTAAACGTGGGTGGTCGTGGATCAAAACTCGACGAAGGCCCGGTCCTGCTCGAGGCCACACTCATTTCGCGCAGCGATGGACGCTTTGATGTGGAAGATCCGCAAAGTCATCTTGTGGCCATGGGTGGCAGCCGGTTTGAAATGGGACCGTGCGCGGTGATTCGCAGCGGAGGGATCACGATCTTGCTGACGAGCAGGAAAACGCCGCCTTTTGATCTGGGGCAGTTTCGAAGCCAGGGACTCGATCCCGCAGCATTTGCCGTGATTGGCGTGAAGGCGGCGGTCGCCCACCGGCGGGCTTACGACAAGATAGCCCGCGCGTCCTATTATGTGGATACGCCCGGTCCCTGCACGGGCAATCTGGCCCGGCTGCCCTGGGCAAAGCTTCGGAGGCCGGTGTGGCCAGTCGATGCGGTCGAAACTCTCAGCTGCGAATTTACATGA
- a CDS encoding RidA family protein translates to MKTDISYPKDANTPVSHLPFSPAVRVGNLIFVSGQASVDATGKLVPDTFEGEFRRSLENLRKILESAGSGLKHVVQTRNYLRDDANLSRYNELYREYFSEPFPARTTITNCLPVALHYEIECVAVVKES, encoded by the coding sequence ATGAAAACTGACATCTCTTATCCAAAAGACGCGAATACGCCTGTTTCGCACCTGCCCTTCAGCCCGGCGGTGCGCGTCGGGAATTTGATCTTCGTTTCCGGCCAGGCCTCGGTCGATGCCACGGGGAAACTGGTGCCTGATACTTTCGAGGGGGAGTTTCGCCGCTCGCTTGAGAACCTCCGCAAAATCCTGGAATCTGCTGGCAGCGGATTGAAGCACGTTGTGCAGACGAGGAATTATCTCCGGGACGATGCCAATCTCAGCCGGTACAATGAATTGTATCGCGAGTATTTCTCGGAGCCGTTTCCTGCGCGCACAACGATCACCAACTGTCTTCCGGTGGCGCTACACTACGAAATCGAATGCGTGGCAGTCGTTAAGGAAAGCTGA
- a CDS encoding aspartate aminotransferase family protein, protein MSYTFSRSQELFQRAQKSIAGGVNSGIRKLEVPVPVYFSHGSGANLWDADGNHYLDFQLGQGALLYGHAPAEMADALAVQARLGLHWAAQCELEIEVAERIQQMIPSAELVRFNNSATEVVLSAFRLARALTKRPLILRFEGHYHGWSDEGLTGFANPAGNWGEEESPASIHPSKGVIPEVMDKIVVAQWNDPEHLRRRVDQFRGKIAAIIFEPVLCNTSCIEPVAQLMSTIRELCDRDGMLMISDETITGLRFGAAGAQGYYGYKPDLTILGKALGGGTPFAALAGTKAAMAPIISGEVVHAGTLNANPLCLVASKWSLDQVLKLGPTHPANIQKLGNRLMKGLLDLAQEHGVPLRPQGPGLIFHTVMLKPDAPEGTVLNYRDYVRRHDAPRWANLRRCLLEEGVRAIERGLWSISLAHNEADIDETLRRAALAFRRHAAAWQGPVAAAALAR, encoded by the coding sequence ATGTCTTATACATTTTCCCGTTCTCAAGAGTTGTTTCAGCGTGCGCAAAAAAGCATTGCTGGTGGCGTCAACAGCGGCATCCGCAAGCTGGAGGTTCCGGTGCCGGTCTATTTTTCCCATGGCAGTGGCGCGAATCTCTGGGATGCCGACGGCAATCACTATCTTGATTTTCAACTGGGGCAGGGCGCGCTGCTCTACGGCCACGCGCCGGCGGAGATGGCCGATGCCCTGGCGGTACAGGCCCGCCTGGGGCTGCACTGGGCTGCGCAATGCGAACTCGAAATCGAGGTGGCTGAACGTATCCAACAGATGATTCCGTCTGCGGAACTCGTGCGATTCAACAACTCGGCCACCGAAGTCGTGCTGTCGGCTTTTCGTCTGGCTCGTGCGCTCACCAAGCGGCCTTTGATCCTGCGTTTCGAAGGTCATTATCACGGCTGGAGCGATGAGGGGCTGACGGGTTTCGCCAATCCGGCGGGCAACTGGGGCGAAGAGGAGAGTCCTGCCAGCATTCATCCAAGCAAGGGAGTCATTCCGGAGGTGATGGATAAAATCGTGGTGGCGCAGTGGAACGATCCCGAGCATCTGCGGCGCCGCGTGGATCAGTTTCGCGGCAAGATCGCCGCAATTATTTTTGAACCGGTGCTGTGCAACACGAGCTGCATCGAGCCAGTGGCGCAACTCATGTCGACTATTCGCGAGCTCTGCGATCGAGATGGCATGTTGATGATCTCGGACGAGACGATTACGGGACTTCGTTTTGGCGCCGCCGGTGCGCAAGGTTATTACGGATACAAGCCCGATCTCACTATTTTGGGCAAGGCATTGGGCGGCGGTACGCCGTTTGCCGCGCTCGCTGGCACCAAGGCGGCGATGGCGCCGATTATTTCTGGCGAAGTTGTGCATGCGGGAACGTTGAACGCGAACCCACTGTGCCTCGTCGCGAGCAAGTGGAGCCTCGATCAGGTGCTGAAGCTCGGTCCCACGCATCCGGCGAATATTCAGAAGCTGGGGAATCGTTTGATGAAGGGGTTGCTGGATCTCGCGCAGGAGCACGGTGTGCCCTTGCGTCCGCAAGGCCCGGGACTGATTTTCCACACTGTCATGCTAAAGCCCGACGCCCCGGAAGGCACTGTGCTCAATTATCGCGATTATGTGCGGCGTCACGATGCGCCCCGCTGGGCCAATCTGCGGCGCTGTCTGCTCGAAGAAGGCGTTCGTGCGATCGAGCGCGGTTTGTGGTCGATCAGCCTTGCGCACAACGAGGCGGATATTGACGAGACGCTGCGGCGCGCAGCCCTGGCGTTTCGCCGTCATGCGGCCGCCTGGCAGGGGCCGGTTGCTGCGGCGGCACTGGCACGTTGA
- a CDS encoding formylglycine-generating enzyme family protein, protein MALIPSGTFSMGSDAAYSFINERPSHEVTVRAFFIAINDVTNAQFAKFVTETHYVTVAERPINWEEMKKQVPPGTPKPRDEDLQPGSLVFKTTEGPVDLSNMANWWVWTLGASWKHPEGPDSTLEGRENHPVVHIAYEDAVAYAKWAKGRLPTEAEWEFAARGGLVRARFAWGDGNPHPAAGRHRANTWTGNFPWRNTTDDGYAGTSPAGSFPPNSYGLYDMGGNVWNWCSDIYAADTYTQRADHPEFCSNPSGPSASAGRQWIVGDPSPAAVPGELRHVIKGGSFLCAPSYCESYRPSARRGSPPDTSTSHIGFRIVMDLP, encoded by the coding sequence ATGGCACTCATTCCAAGTGGCACGTTTTCGATGGGAAGCGACGCTGCCTATTCTTTCATCAACGAAAGACCCTCTCATGAAGTGACAGTCCGCGCGTTTTTCATCGCGATTAACGATGTAACAAATGCTCAGTTCGCAAAATTTGTAACAGAAACGCACTACGTCACAGTCGCGGAACGCCCGATCAACTGGGAGGAAATGAAAAAACAAGTACCTCCCGGCACACCGAAGCCGAGAGATGAAGACCTTCAGCCTGGATCTCTGGTGTTCAAAACCACCGAAGGTCCTGTCGATCTGAGCAACATGGCGAATTGGTGGGTCTGGACGCTCGGCGCTTCCTGGAAGCACCCAGAAGGCCCTGACTCAACTCTGGAAGGCCGGGAAAATCACCCCGTCGTCCACATCGCGTACGAGGATGCCGTGGCCTATGCCAAGTGGGCCAAAGGGCGCCTGCCGACCGAGGCAGAATGGGAGTTTGCAGCGCGCGGCGGACTCGTCCGTGCGCGTTTCGCGTGGGGCGATGGCAATCCACATCCCGCGGCCGGCAGGCATCGAGCCAACACGTGGACCGGCAATTTCCCCTGGCGCAACACCACTGATGATGGCTATGCGGGCACCTCGCCTGCCGGATCATTCCCACCCAACAGTTACGGGCTTTATGACATGGGCGGGAACGTGTGGAACTGGTGTTCCGATATTTATGCCGCGGATACTTATACCCAACGCGCCGACCATCCCGAATTTTGCAGCAATCCGTCTGGCCCTTCCGCCAGCGCCGGGCGTCAATGGATTGTCGGCGATCCCTCCCCCGCTGCCGTGCCGGGGGAACTCAGGCACGTGATCAAAGGCGGATCTTTTCTTTGCGCGCCCTCCTACTGCGAAAGCTATCGCCCGTCCGCCCGGCGCGGCAGTCCACCAGATACGAGCACCAGTCACATCGGTTTCCGCATCGTCATGGATCTGCCGTAA
- a CDS encoding glycosyltransferase has product MSYFKKHGVFIYFPEKQIDPNFRHYGAVALAEGLKELGYAVYSNVADSRFSQREVGQFKEGLMVFSVTEDVYSEQLMAAINDFRPGVKVILSMSDTSSTMMTPQSTPAFFSHENRFLEVPGRRLPWAFGLSRERISACGGSVQFGERKKVILRNFRPSGNQSIRESLDFALVPNLEKHFVIDREINAGDHYARLQSCLGCLAYGGAYKADLKHNPYLLNLPASASAKHWFGQVRFKQDPVILRWDSWRWWESLASGCLTFHLDFEKYGMLLPVAPEPWIHYVPIDLSDPLGVVTRLMENDARWEQIAANGRDWALKHYTPRPTAERFLKTVEEQR; this is encoded by the coding sequence ATGAGCTACTTCAAAAAACACGGCGTCTTTATCTACTTCCCAGAAAAGCAAATTGACCCGAATTTCCGCCACTATGGTGCGGTGGCGCTGGCCGAAGGTCTGAAGGAACTCGGCTATGCTGTTTATTCCAACGTGGCTGATTCACGATTCAGCCAGCGGGAGGTAGGACAGTTTAAGGAGGGTCTGATGGTGTTTTCGGTCACCGAAGACGTTTACAGCGAGCAACTGATGGCTGCGATCAATGACTTCCGCCCAGGTGTGAAGGTCATATTGAGCATGTCCGACACCTCGAGCACGATGATGACGCCGCAATCCACGCCCGCGTTTTTCTCGCACGAGAATCGATTCCTGGAGGTGCCTGGACGACGCCTCCCATGGGCATTTGGTCTTAGTCGGGAGAGAATCTCGGCGTGTGGGGGATCGGTGCAGTTTGGTGAGCGCAAGAAAGTCATCCTGCGCAATTTTCGACCGTCGGGTAACCAATCCATCCGTGAATCCCTGGATTTCGCGTTGGTGCCTAATCTGGAAAAACACTTCGTCATCGATCGGGAGATAAACGCGGGCGATCACTATGCCCGACTGCAAAGCTGTTTGGGGTGTCTCGCATATGGCGGTGCTTACAAAGCGGACTTAAAACATAACCCCTATCTGTTGAATTTGCCGGCAAGTGCGTCGGCAAAGCATTGGTTTGGGCAGGTGCGCTTTAAGCAGGACCCCGTGATTTTGAGATGGGATAGCTGGCGATGGTGGGAGTCTCTCGCATCCGGCTGTCTTACCTTTCACTTGGACTTCGAGAAGTATGGAATGCTACTGCCGGTGGCACCCGAACCCTGGATACATTACGTCCCGATCGATTTGAGCGATCCGTTGGGTGTCGTTACCCGGTTGATGGAGAATGACGCCAGGTGGGAGCAGATTGCGGCGAATGGACGTGACTGGGCGCTCAAGCATTATACACCCCGGCCAACGGCGGAGCGTTTTCTGAAAACGGTGGAAGAACAGCGTTGA
- a CDS encoding Gfo/Idh/MocA family protein, with protein sequence MSPCPPLAIGFVGLGFGATVAQALMKGPACDLFRVTAACDADPVKLQDFCGRYGIKGYVSLDDLLGDESIPVVGLFSGPVGRSELLLRIIRAGKDVMTTKPFELDPVAARDVLAEAQRLGRVIHLNSPPAEPPQYVRQILAWQREFDLGRPVSCRGEMLISYREKADGRWFDDPKLCPAAPLFRIGIYSLSDLLRLFGRVQSVQVMSSRLFTGRPTADNAELGLLFENGALGSIHASFCVDDGQHYANSLTLHYERGTIHRNVFPVAYGEAERTSRLRLTAVRGKDHVISQEWQSAEVSGEYAWSVFHDAVTKRRVLEMPFEEIMGTVEVVAAMARAERSQKTELV encoded by the coding sequence ATGAGTCCGTGCCCGCCCTTGGCGATAGGTTTTGTTGGGTTGGGATTTGGAGCCACGGTCGCGCAAGCGCTGATGAAAGGGCCGGCATGTGATTTGTTTCGGGTGACTGCCGCCTGCGACGCTGATCCTGTGAAGTTACAGGATTTCTGCGGCCGGTACGGCATCAAAGGTTATGTCTCGCTGGACGATTTGTTGGGGGACGAGTCTATTCCGGTCGTCGGACTTTTCAGCGGTCCGGTCGGTCGGTCGGAGTTGCTCCTGAGGATTATTCGCGCGGGGAAGGACGTGATGACCACGAAGCCGTTCGAACTCGATCCGGTTGCGGCGCGCGATGTCCTGGCGGAAGCGCAGCGTCTTGGACGCGTGATTCACCTCAATTCGCCTCCGGCCGAGCCGCCGCAATACGTCCGTCAGATCCTGGCGTGGCAGCGCGAATTCGATCTTGGTCGTCCGGTTAGCTGCCGCGGTGAGATGCTGATTTCCTACCGTGAGAAAGCCGACGGACGCTGGTTTGATGATCCAAAGCTGTGTCCCGCGGCGCCGTTGTTCCGCATCGGCATTTATTCGTTGAGCGATCTGCTGCGGCTCTTCGGGCGTGTGCAGAGCGTGCAGGTGATGAGCAGCCGGCTCTTCACTGGACGACCTACGGCAGACAATGCGGAGCTGGGTCTCCTCTTCGAAAACGGCGCTCTTGGCAGCATTCACGCGAGCTTCTGCGTCGATGACGGCCAGCACTACGCCAACTCGCTCACGCTGCACTACGAGCGCGGCACGATTCACCGCAACGTGTTTCCCGTCGCTTACGGCGAAGCCGAGCGCACCTCGCGGCTCCGGCTCACGGCGGTGCGAGGCAAAGACCACGTGATTTCACAAGAATGGCAGTCGGCGGAGGTATCCGGTGAATACGCGTGGTCGGTCTTCCACGATGCGGTGACGAAGCGTCGCGTGTTGGAAATGCCGTTCGAGGAAATCATGGGCACCGTGGAAGTCGTTGCCGCCATGGCTCGAGCTGAGCGCTCACAGAAAACCGAACTAGTCTGA